In the Telopea speciosissima isolate NSW1024214 ecotype Mountain lineage chromosome 2, Tspe_v1, whole genome shotgun sequence genome, one interval contains:
- the LOC122649605 gene encoding uncharacterized protein LOC122649605, which yields MASSVNFSVVEDNDLDDAELWAVIDSAAAASYSFKSRKPLALKHSSLQVHSPVPNNPSLVTKFSKNSRSHYTLEKDVRVSADGEVLQEPWIRQRPQKIARSRGPDCAEDNRVVVLKHMQRTPTTPSSYSSPDSGRLLDQEISPASCGSPSYFRRNEDNNKTPHSLSGQFPSVSLFKEYQNAAMAILEKSDYTVISGSPFIKKSGWRKISFYFNLSFEIKDKTIEFDENRNVQRAEFVVRAYMQGGRFSDGWGSCERREKRFLKPNHDIPSTAETRAKNKACQDLLGIGEYRPGATNAGR from the exons atggcGTCGTCAGTCAACTTTTCCGTCGTTGAGGATAATGACCTTGACGACGCAGAGCTTTGGGCCGTGATAGATTCGGCAGCCGCCGCCTCTTACTCCTTCAAATCTCGCAAACCTCTCGCGCTGAAGCATTCTAGTCTTCAGGTTCACAGTCCAGTTCCGAATAATCCCTCTCTTGTGACCAAATTCTCTAAAAATTCTCGGAGCCATTACACGTTGGAGAAAGATGTCAGGGTTTCAGCTGATGGAGAGGTCTTACAAGAGCCATGGATTCGTCAGCGTCCACAGAAAATCGCAAGATCCCGTGGTCCTGATTGCGCTGAAGATAATCGAGTAGTTGTCTTGAAGCATATGCAGCGGACTCCAACGACACCGTCCTCATACTCATCGCCAGACTCTGGGAGGTTACTTGATCAAGAGATTAGTCCTGCTTCATGTGGCTCTCCGTCCTATTTCAGGAGGAATGAAGACAATAATAAAACGCCACATAGCTTATCCGGCCAGTTTCCTTCCGTCTCTCTTTTCAAGGAATACCAGAATGCGGCCATGGCG ATTCTAGAGAAATCTGATTACACTGTAATTTCTGGGAGCCCATTTATAAAGAAATCAG GATGGAGAAAGATATCATTTTACTTCAATTtatcctttgaaattaaagacaAGACTATTGAATTTGATGAGAACCGAAATGTGCAGCGAGCTGAATTTGTGGTTCGTGCATATATGCA AGGTGGTAGGTTCTCAGATGGATGGGGGTCATGTGAACGTCGTGAGAAACGCTTTTTGAAACCAAACCATGACATTCCCAGCACAGCAGAAACCAGAGCTAAGAATAAAGCATGCCAG GATTTGCTTGGAATTGGAGAGTATCGACCTGGTGCTACCAATGCTGGTCGATAA